A stretch of DNA from Pseudonocardia hierapolitana:
GCAGATCGCGGGCGGCTGGTGCGCCGACGACGACCTCTTCCAGCGGGTGTTCCCGATGGACCTGCGCCCGCAGGCCCACGACATCATCCGCACCTGGCTGTTCTCCACGGTGCTGCGCGCACACACCGAGCACGGCACGCTGCCCTGGGCGCACGTCGGGATCTCCGGCTGGATCCTCGACCCGGACCGCAAGAAGATGTCGAAATCCAAGGGCAACGTCGTCACGCCGATGGGGCTGCTGGAGCAGTTCGGGTCGGACGCCGTGCGGTACTGGGCGGCGGGCGCGCGGCCGGGCACCGACACCGCCTTCGACACGGGCCAGATGAAGATCGGCCGCAGGCTCGCGATCAAGGTGCTCAACGCCAGCCGCTTCGCGCTGTCCACGGGGGCGGTGTCCGGCGAGGTGACCGCCCCGCTGGACCGGGCCCTGCTGGCCGAGCTCGCCGACACCGTCGAGGCTGCCACCGCCGCCTTGGAGGACTTCGACCACGCCCGCGCCCTCGAGGTCACGGAGCGGTTCTTCTGGCACTTCTGCGACGACTACCTGGAACTGGTCAAGGCCCGCGCCTACGGCGAGCACGGCGCCGAGGCCGCCGCGTCGGCCCACGCCGGGCTCGCCACGGCCCTGTCGGTGCTGCTGCGGCTGTTCGCGCCGGTTCTGCCGTTCGTCACCGAGGAGGTCTGGTCCTGGTGGCAGGAGGGCTCGGTGCACACAGCGGCCTGGCCCGAGGCCGCCGACCTCCGTGCGCAGGCCGGGGACGCGCGCATCCTGACCGCGGCCACCGATGTCATCACGGCGGTGCGGCGGGCGAAGTCCGAGGCGAAGGTCTCCATGCGCACGGACGTCAGCAAGACCGTCGTGACGGCCCCACGCGACGTCCTCGACCGGCTCGCCCTCGCCGCGGCGGACGTGCGGTCGGCCGGCCGGATCCAGGTGCTCGACGTCCGGGAAGGCGCGTCCTTGGAAGTCGGGGTCAGCCTCTGAGGGGGCACCGATGAGTTCTGCTCCCCTGGACGGTCTCATGTGATGTGAGCGAGGAGCGCCTTGCGGCGGCGGTCGACGCCCTGCTCGACGAGCTGGTCGGCTCGGGGGCGGAGGCCGGCCTGCAGGTCGCCGTGATCCGGCACGGCCGCACGCTCGTCGACGCGGCACGTGGCGTGGCCGATCCTCGTACCGCGGCACCGGTCGAGCCCGGCACGCTGTTCTGGGCCGGCTCGACGGCGAAGGGCGTGGCGGCCACCGTGGCTCACGTCCTCGTCGAGCGCGGTGGCCTCACCGACGACTTGCGCGTCGCCGAGGTGTGGCCCGAGTTCGGGGCGCACGGCAAGGACGCTGTCACCCTGCGCCAGGTGCTCATGCACACCGCAGGCGTGCCGAACCTTCCCCCCGACACGAGTGCGGCCGACCTGTGCGACTGGGACCGCATGTGCGCGGTCGTCGCCGATGCGAAGCCGTGCTGGGAGCCCGGAACCCGGTTCGGCTACCACGCCAAGACGTTCGGGTTCCTCCTCGGCGAGACCCTGCGCCGTGCGACGGGCGAGCCGATCTCCGCCCTGTTGCGCACCCACGTCACCGGACCGCTCGGCGTCGCCGACGAGGTCCACTTCGGCGTCCCCCGGGCGCTGCTCCCGCGGGTCGCCCGGCAGGTCGGTTCCGGTTCCCCGCGGCCCGATCCCGGGTCGGCACTCGCGAGGGCGATGCCGCCCGGCGTGGTCCCGGACCCCGACTACGCCAACCGGCCCGACCTCCTCACCAGCGACATCCCCGCCGAAGGCACCATGAGCGCCCGCGGCGTCGCGCGCATCTACGCCGCGCTCCTCGGGCCCGTCGACGGCGTCGCCCTCGTCTCGGCCGCCCGACGCACCGCGATCGCCGAGATCGCATTCGAGGGGACGGACGAGGTGATGGGCTTCCCGGCGTCGTTGACGTACGGATACAGCCCCTTCCGGCCGAGTGGCCGCGGCAGGCCCGGCTCGACCTTCGGCTGGGTCGGCGCGAACGGCTCCGCCGCCTTCGGTGACATCGACTCCGGCGTCGCCGTCGCCGTGATGCGCAACCGCTTCGGCGACTTCGCCACCGCAGCCCGGATAGACCAGCTGATCGTGGACGAACTGGCATGAGAGGAATCCCGATGGGTGCACCGACGACCTCGCTCGACAGCCGCTTCAGCGACCCGGACGCCACGCCGATCTCGTGGGACGACACCGTGGAAGCCATCGAGTCGGCGGAGCTGTTCTGGATCGCCACTGTCCGCGGTGACGGGCGACCGCACGTCACCCCGCTCCCCGCGATCTGGCTCGACGGTGCCCTCCACTTCTGCACCGGCGCCGCCGAGCAGAAAGCCGTCAACCTGCGCGGCAACCCGCACGTCGCCCTGACCACCGGGCGCAACGACTGGGACCGCGGGCTCGACGTCGTCGTCGAGGGCGACGCCGTCCAGGTCACGGACGACGCGATGCTGGAGCGGCTCGCCGACGCGTGGCGCACGAAGTGGGACGGGCGCTGGCAGTTCGAGGCACGAGACGGCGCGTTCCAGCACGAGGTCGGCCCGGCGCTGGTGTACGCCGTCGCGCCCACCAAGGTCCTGACCTTCGGCAAGGGCACGTTCTCCCACACCCGCCACCGGTTCTGAGCCCACGCACCTGTCCGACGAGCGGCGCTGTCGTGCCACTGAGGTCTGCGCGCTTGCTTCGCGGCGCGCGCAGACCTCAGACATACATGGCGTCGGATAGGTTCCGACGAACGCGCCGCTCGTCGGTATGCGCTGCCCCGTCAGGCGCTGGGCAGGGTCTCCAGCCGCGCCGTCACCCTCGCGATCTCCGCCTCCGCGGCCTCGCGACGGGTCCGGATGCCCGCGACGACGTCGGCCGGGGCCTTCTCCAGGAACTTCGGGTTGGCCAGCTTCTTCTCCGCCTGGTCGAGCTCCTTCTGCGCTGCCGCGAGGTCGCGGCCGAGGCGGGCCCGCTCGGCGGCCACGTCGATGGCGCCGGACGTGTCGATCTCGACGTGGACCCGCCCACCGGAGAGCAGGACGTCGAGGGTGGCGGTGGGCGCGAAGCCGTCATCCGGGTCGTCGAGGCGCGCCAGGGAGCGCAGCGCGGCGGCTGCACCGCCGGGCCCCGGGTCCCCGAGCCCGGCCGCGACCAGTCCCTCGACCCGGGCGGCGACGCGGCGGCTGTCGGGCAGGCCCTGCTCGGTGCGGAACCGGCGCACCTCGGTGACCAGCTTCTGCACGTCGGCGAGCCGCCCGTTCGCGGCCGCGTCGACAGCGCCGCCTGCGCCCGTGGGCCACGGCGCGACCACCACGGACTCGCGCCCGGTGAGCGCCGTCCAGAGCGCCTCGGTGAGGAACGGGCTGATCGGGTGCAGCAGCCGCAGCAGCGCGTCCAGGACGTGGCCGAGCACGGCGCGGGTGCCGTCGGCGGTGCGCTCGTCGCGCAGCTGCGCCTTGGCGAGCTCGAGGTACCAGTCGCACAGCTCGTCCCACGTGAAGTGGTAGAGCCCCTCGGTGGCCTTGGCGAACTGGAAGTCCTCCAGCAGCGCGTCGGTCTGCTCCACCACCTCGGAGAGCCGGCCGAGGATCCAGCGGTCGGCGTCGGTGCGGTCGGCCTCGGCGGGCAGCGGGAGATCCGGTGACGCCCCGTTGGTCAGCGCGAGACGCGTGGCGTTCCACAGCTTCGTCCCGAAGTTGCGGGAGCCGGCGACCCACTCCTCCGAGAGCGCCATGTCCGCGCCGGGGTTGGCGCCCCTGGCGATCGTGAAGCGCAGGGCGTCGGCACCGAAGCGGTCGATGAGGTCCAGCGGGTCGATCGTGTTGCCCTTGGACTTCGACATCTTCTTGCCGTACTGGTCGCGGATCAGCCCGTGCAGGAACACGTGCTCGAACGGCGGTGCGCCGTCCATCGCGTACAGCCCGAACATCATCATCCGGACGACCCAGAAGAACAGGATGTCGTAGCCGGTGACCAGCACGGACGTCGGGTAGTAGCGCGCGAGGTCGGGCGTGGAGTCCGGCCAGCCGAGCGTGGAGATCGGCCACAGACCGGAGGAGAACCAGGTGTCGAGGACGTCCTCGTCCTGGCGCCACCCCTCGCCGGACGGCGGCTGCTCGTCGGGGCCGACGCAGACGACCTCACCGTCCGGCCCGTACCAGACCGGGATGCGGTGACCCCACCACAGCTGCCGGCTGATCGTCCAGTCGTGCATGTTGTCGACCCAGTCGAAGAAGCGCTTCTCCAGCTCCTTCGGGTGGATCGTGGTGCGCCCGTCGCGGACGGCGTCGCCCGCAGCCTTCGCGAGGGGCTCGACCCGCACGAACCACTGCAGGGACAGCCGGGGCTCCACCACCGTGTCGCAGCGGCTGCAGTGGCCGACGGCGTGCTCGTACGGGCGCTTCTCCGCGACGATCCGGCCCTCCTTGCGGAGCCTCTCGCGCACGGCGTAGCGCGCCTCGAACCGGTCGAGCCCGTCGAACTCGGTGCCGGAGTTCCTGATGACCGCGGCCTCGTCCATGATCGAGGGCATCGGCAGGTCGTGGCGGCGGCCGATCTCGAAGTCGTTGGGATCGTGCGCGGGGGTGACCTTGACCGCGCCGGTGCCGAACGCCGGGTCGACGTGCGCGTCGGCGACGACCGGGATCATCCGGCCGACGATCGGTAGCTCGATCTCGCGGCCGACGAGGTGGGCGTACCGCTCGTCATCGGGGTGCACGGCCACGGCGGTGTCGCCGAGCATCGTCTCGACGCGGGTGGTGGCGACGACGACGGAGTCCGCCCCGTCCCCGTAGCGGATGGAGACGAGCTCGCCGGAGTCGTCGTGGTGGTCGACCTCGATGTCCGAGAGCGCCGTGTGGCAGCGCGGACACCAGTTGATGATCCGCTCGGCGCGGTAGATCAGGTCCTCGTCGAAGAGCCGCTTGAAGATCGTCTGGACCGCGCGCGAAAGCCCCTCGTCCAGGGTGAACCGCTCGCGGGTCCAGTCGACGCCGTCGCCGAGGCGGCGCATCTGGCCGAGGATGGATCCGCCGGACTCGGCCTTCCACTCCCAGACCTTCTCGACGAACCGCTCGCGTCCGAGGTCGTGGCGGCTCTGCCCGTGGACGGCGAGCTGGCGCTCGACGACGTTCTGGGTGGCGATGCCGGCGTGGTCCATGCCCGGCAGCCACAGCGCGTCGTATCCCTGCATCCGGCGGCGCCGGGTGAGGATGTCGATCAGCGTGTGGTCCATGGCGTGGCCGAGGTGCAGGCTGCCGGTGACGTTCGGCGGCGGGATCACGATGCAGAACGGCGGCCGGTCCGACGTGTTGTCGGCCTCGAAGTACCCGCGCTCCACCCACCGCTCGTAGAGCACGCCCTCTACCTCGCCCGGGTTCCACTGGGCGGGCAGGTCGGCGGTGCGCTGTGGGAGGGTGTCGGTCACCTGATGAAGTTTACGAGCGACCCACGGTGTGCCCGTGACCGGTCGCGAGCCCGGCGGGAGTGGGCCGCCCGGGCTAACGTGCCTCGAATGTCGTTGCTGCGCACGCTCCCGGTCGAACACGTCCTGGAACGAGGCAAGAACGCGAACCTGCGGCGGACGCTGCGCGGGCGCGACCTGGTGGGGTTCGGCGTCGGCATCATCATCGGCACCGGCATCTTCACCCTCGCCGGCGTCGAGGCGAAGGAGCACGCGGGGCCCGCGGTCACGCTGTCGTTCATCATCGGCGCGGTCGTCGCCGCACTGGCGGCGCTCTGCTACGCCGAGCTCGCGTCCTCGGTGCCGACGGCCGGCTCCGCCTACACCTACGCGTTCGCCACGCTCGGCGAGCTGTTCGCGTGGATCATCGGCTGGGACCTGCTCCTGGAGTTCGGGCTCGGCCTGGCCGTGGTCTCGCGCAGCTGGTCGAGCTACCTGGCGAACCTCTTCGGGCTACCGCAGGTGCTGTTCGGCGAGACGGCGCCGGTGAACATCGGGGCCGTCCTGATCATTGGGGTGCTCACCGTGGTGGCGGTGCTGGGGATCCGCCAGTCGTCCCGGCTCACCAACGCACTGGTCCTGATCAAGCTCGCGGTGTGCGTGCTGATCATCGGGGTCGGCATCTTCTTCGTCGACGCCGCGAACCTGACGCCGTTCGTCCCGCCCGCCGTGCCCGTGCCGGAGGGCGGCTCGGTCCTCGAACAACCGGTGGTCGAGGGCGTGTTCGGGCTGGAGGCCACGGCGTACGGCATCGGCGGGATGCTCACGGCGGCCGCGGTCGTGTTCTTCGCCTACACCGGCTTCGAGGCGCTGGCCAACCTCGGCGAGGAGACCAGGCGGCCGGAACGCGACATGACGATCGGGCTGCTCGGCGCGCTGGGCCTGTGCGCGGTGCTCTACATCGCCGTCTCGTTCGTGCTGACCGGGATGGTGCCGTACGCGCAGATCGATCCCGGGGCCCCGCTCGCAGGCGCGTTCAACACGGTCGGGCTGCCCTGGGTCGGGGCGCTGATCTCGATCGGCGCGGTCACCGGGCTGACCTCGGTGATGATGGTCGAGCTGGTGACGATCGGCAGAATCGGTTTCGCGATGGGCCGCGACGGGCTCCTGCCGGCCCCGATCGGCACCGCGCACCCCCGGTTCCACACCCCGCACCGGATGACGATCATCGGCGCCGTGGTGATCGCGGTCATCGCGGCGACCACACCGATCTCCGAGCTGGCCGACATGGTCTCCATCGGGGCGCTGAGCGCGATGATCATCGTCGCGATCGCGGTGCCGGTGCTGCGCCGCACCCGGCCCGACCTCGAGCGGCCGTTCCGGGTGCCGCTCTCGCCGGTTCTGCCCGCCATCGCCGCGGTGGCCTGCTTCTACCTGATGCTGAACCTCGACCTGCTCAGCTGGCTGCGGTTCGCGGTGTGGCTGGCGATCGGCCTGGTGATCTACCTGGCGTACGGCAAGCGGCACTCGGTGCTCAACCACGCTTAGGCGGGCAGCAGCGCCGCGTGCAGCCGGTCGAACCCCAGCACGGACGCGAGCCTGCGCTCCCGGACGAGCCGCAGGTCCAGCGCGCGGATCTGCCCGCTCGTGGGCTCGTACACCCGCCAGCGGCCGTCGTCCAGCACGCCGAGGGCGAGGACGTAGTGCCGCGGCACCAGCGACCCCACCAGCAGCGGCACCGGCCGGCCCGCTGCGAGCGCCGCCCCGGCCTGCCCGAGCACGTCGTCGACGTCGGCGGCGGACACGTCGTCCACCAGCCGCACGCGGTACGGGCCTGCGGCGGGCACGTGCCGGCGCAGCCAGCCGACCATCCCCCACGGCGTCGTGCCCAGCGCCTGCGGCCAGAACCGCGTGGACTGCCGGTGCACCTCCTTCTGCCGCGCGTCGTAGCGCGCGCCGAACCCGATGGTGACGCCCGCCTGCGCGCCCGCAGCGACGCCCGAACCGGAGGCGGTGGCCGCCTCCTCTCCGTCGAGGTGCTGCATCTCGGCCGGGTCGGCCCAGGCCGCGAGCGCGATGAGCACCGCGCTGCCGCACGTGGTGCCGTTGACCTGGTCGAGGCGGGCGCCGCCGCGCCGCTGCTCGCCGAGGCGGTCGGAGAGGAGAGGGCGCCTGCCGGCCGCGAGGGGCCGCACGCGCGCCACCGGCTCAGGCGGAGGACGACGGGTCACGCGACCGACCCGCGAGCCGATCCACCGCGCCACCCCGACCACGGTCCGCATACCCCGATACTCCCCCTCGGAGCAGGGGTCACGCCACGGTCGGCAGCGTGGTCGACCAGAGCTCCCGACCGTCCTGCCTGCGCAGGGTCACGCGCAGCTCACCGTCCGGCGCGACGTCGACCTCACCGAAGTGCTGGAACCCCTGCGCCGGCCCGCATCCCGCCCCGGTCCCGGTCGATCCCCCAGCCCTGGCCGACCACGTCGCCGGACCAGACGAACCGCACGCCCTCGTGCCGGGCGGGCGGTGTGCGGAACGACCCGGTCACCGGCTCGCTCGCGACGACGCATGCGCCTGGTGTAGTCCACTCGGGTGAACGGTCGCCGGTCTCCGGATGAACGCCTGCGCCTACAGTGCCGACTGTGTCCGACCTGACGCCCGAGATCCGGGCCTTCCTCTCCGCCGGAACGCGCACCGGCAAGCTCGGCTACGTCGCCAAGGACGGCCGCCCGCTGG
This window harbors:
- a CDS encoding serine hydrolase domain-containing protein; its protein translation is MSEERLAAAVDALLDELVGSGAEAGLQVAVIRHGRTLVDAARGVADPRTAAPVEPGTLFWAGSTAKGVAATVAHVLVERGGLTDDLRVAEVWPEFGAHGKDAVTLRQVLMHTAGVPNLPPDTSAADLCDWDRMCAVVADAKPCWEPGTRFGYHAKTFGFLLGETLRRATGEPISALLRTHVTGPLGVADEVHFGVPRALLPRVARQVGSGSPRPDPGSALARAMPPGVVPDPDYANRPDLLTSDIPAEGTMSARGVARIYAALLGPVDGVALVSAARRTAIAEIAFEGTDEVMGFPASLTYGYSPFRPSGRGRPGSTFGWVGANGSAAFGDIDSGVAVAVMRNRFGDFATAARIDQLIVDELA
- a CDS encoding pyridoxamine 5'-phosphate oxidase family protein, yielding MGAPTTSLDSRFSDPDATPISWDDTVEAIESAELFWIATVRGDGRPHVTPLPAIWLDGALHFCTGAAEQKAVNLRGNPHVALTTGRNDWDRGLDVVVEGDAVQVTDDAMLERLADAWRTKWDGRWQFEARDGAFQHEVGPALVYAVAPTKVLTFGKGTFSHTRHRF
- a CDS encoding valine--tRNA ligase; this translates as MTDTLPQRTADLPAQWNPGEVEGVLYERWVERGYFEADNTSDRPPFCIVIPPPNVTGSLHLGHAMDHTLIDILTRRRRMQGYDALWLPGMDHAGIATQNVVERQLAVHGQSRHDLGRERFVEKVWEWKAESGGSILGQMRRLGDGVDWTRERFTLDEGLSRAVQTIFKRLFDEDLIYRAERIINWCPRCHTALSDIEVDHHDDSGELVSIRYGDGADSVVVATTRVETMLGDTAVAVHPDDERYAHLVGREIELPIVGRMIPVVADAHVDPAFGTGAVKVTPAHDPNDFEIGRRHDLPMPSIMDEAAVIRNSGTEFDGLDRFEARYAVRERLRKEGRIVAEKRPYEHAVGHCSRCDTVVEPRLSLQWFVRVEPLAKAAGDAVRDGRTTIHPKELEKRFFDWVDNMHDWTISRQLWWGHRIPVWYGPDGEVVCVGPDEQPPSGEGWRQDEDVLDTWFSSGLWPISTLGWPDSTPDLARYYPTSVLVTGYDILFFWVVRMMMFGLYAMDGAPPFEHVFLHGLIRDQYGKKMSKSKGNTIDPLDLIDRFGADALRFTIARGANPGADMALSEEWVAGSRNFGTKLWNATRLALTNGASPDLPLPAEADRTDADRWILGRLSEVVEQTDALLEDFQFAKATEGLYHFTWDELCDWYLELAKAQLRDERTADGTRAVLGHVLDALLRLLHPISPFLTEALWTALTGRESVVVAPWPTGAGGAVDAAANGRLADVQKLVTEVRRFRTEQGLPDSRRVAARVEGLVAAGLGDPGPGGAAAALRSLARLDDPDDGFAPTATLDVLLSGGRVHVEIDTSGAIDVAAERARLGRDLAAAQKELDQAEKKLANPKFLEKAPADVVAGIRTRREAAEAEIARVTARLETLPSA
- a CDS encoding amino acid permease; its protein translation is MSLLRTLPVEHVLERGKNANLRRTLRGRDLVGFGVGIIIGTGIFTLAGVEAKEHAGPAVTLSFIIGAVVAALAALCYAELASSVPTAGSAYTYAFATLGELFAWIIGWDLLLEFGLGLAVVSRSWSSYLANLFGLPQVLFGETAPVNIGAVLIIGVLTVVAVLGIRQSSRLTNALVLIKLAVCVLIIGVGIFFVDAANLTPFVPPAVPVPEGGSVLEQPVVEGVFGLEATAYGIGGMLTAAAVVFFAYTGFEALANLGEETRRPERDMTIGLLGALGLCAVLYIAVSFVLTGMVPYAQIDPGAPLAGAFNTVGLPWVGALISIGAVTGLTSVMMVELVTIGRIGFAMGRDGLLPAPIGTAHPRFHTPHRMTIIGAVVIAVIAATTPISELADMVSIGALSAMIIVAIAVPVLRRTRPDLERPFRVPLSPVLPAIAAVACFYLMLNLDLLSWLRFAVWLAIGLVIYLAYGKRHSVLNHA